A region from the Medicago truncatula cultivar Jemalong A17 chromosome 6, MtrunA17r5.0-ANR, whole genome shotgun sequence genome encodes:
- the LOC112422775 gene encoding uncharacterized protein produces MGDFRPISLANFQFKIVAKILADRLAVICRRIISLQQQGFVRDRNISECVILASEVINSLTKKQFGGNIVIKVDIRKAFDTLDWNFLLEVLKRFGFTKLSILVNGNAVGYFSCSRGVRQGNPLSPLLFCLAEEVLSRALELVRTSNNLQPMSYCRGCPIFQGKPKCIYFQPIVDRIKVKLATWKGVLLTIMGRVQLVKSIVHSMLVYSFHIYRWPIRFVTMLDQWIKKFVWSGDIFTRKIYTVSWKQICLPWESGGLDLKSTRSTNSTLLLHLSWKLFTQNTQCSQILQQRFLSFGLPRNRYIKSSIWPGVRDFLPMVNENSVSIVGLGTAINLWMDNWSGISLAARLNVLSHMFPALDAKLASIIVAGKWKIPIVLCNIPLLAEAILSIVIPVTPLEDRHIWKHASDGVLTSKLAYQFLLPPSSSTLGQKPYGALQRCSSQMQDVLASAIMHTVYAIWLAINSIRFSSDKVSIHATMSKISSMVTFSGSNSTSNCLPTDVVILQNFMIPPSQRRVKEILTVFWKPPTINWIKANTDGSVINSISTCGGIFQDFRGTYLGAFASKIGDGSVSSRDHGSHHCYGLCFPLKECG; encoded by the exons ATGGGGGATTTTCGTCCTATTTCTCTcgcaaattttcaatttaaaattgttgCGAAGATTTTGGCGGATAGGTTGGCAGTTATCTGTAGGCGCATTATTTCACTGCAGCAACAGGGCTTTGTTCGTGACCGTAACATCTCTGAATGTGTTATACTTGCCTCTGAGGTTATCAATTCGCTAACAAAGAAGCAGTTTGGTGGTAACATAGTCATCAAGGTGGACATCCGCAAGGCCTTTGATACTCTTGATTGGAATTTTCTTTTGGAGGTTTTGAAGCGATTTGGGTTTA CTAAACTCTCTATATTGGTGAATGGAAACGCGGTGGGATACTTCTCTTGTTCTAGAGGTGTACGCCAGGGGAATCCCCTCTCACCGCTACTCTTTTGTCTTGCAGAGGAGGTTCTTAGTCGTGCTTTGGAGTTGGTGCGGACTTCTAATAATTTGCAGCCAATGTCTTACTGTCGAG GCTGCCCCATCTTCCAAGGTAAGCCCAAGTGTATATATTTCCAACCTATTGTGGATCGCATCAAAGTGAAGCTCGCTACATGGAAAGGAGTTCTCCTGACTATTATGGGTCGAGTCCAATTAGTTAAATCGATTGTGCACAGTATGCTGGTGTATTCTTTTCATATTTATCGATGGCCTATCCGTTTTGTGACGATGTTGGATCAGtggataaaaaaatttgtttggagTGGGGATATTTTTACTCGCAAAATCTACACGGTTTCTTGGAAACAAATCTGCCTTCCTTGGGAGTCTGGTGGTCTTGATTTGAAATCCACCCGCTCTACTAACTCTACTCTGTTATTGCATCTAAGTTGGAAGCTCTTCACGCAAAATACTCAATGTTCTCAGATTTTACAGCAGAGATTTCTTTCCTTTGGATTACCTCGCAATCGTTACATCAAGTCTTCCATTTGGCCAGGTGTGAGGGACTTCTTACCGATGGTGAATGAGAATTCAGTTTCGATTGTGGGCCTAGGTACTGCTATTAATTTATGGATGGACAATTGGTCGGGTATATCTTTGGCAGCGCGCCTGAATGTCCTTTCTCATATGTTCCCTGCCCTCGATGCGAAGCTGGCCTCGATTATTGTTGCTGGAAAATGGAAAATACCTATTGTTCTCTGTAATATACCACTACTGGCTGAAGCTATATTAAGTATCGTGATACCGGTAACCCCCTTGGAAGATAGGCATATTTGGAAACATGCTTCAGATGGTGTGCTGACTTCCAAGTTGGCGTATCAGTTCTTGCTCCCTCCCTCGTCAAGCACACTTGGCCAGAAGCCATATGGCGCGCTT CAACGGTGTAGCTCTCAGATGCAAGATGTTTTAGCTTCAGCAATTATGCATACGGTTTATGCCATCTGGTTGGCAATAAACTCTATTCGTTTCAGCTCTGACAAAGTTTCTATTCATGCTACTATGTCCAAAATTTCCTCCATGGTTACTTTTTCCGGGTCTAATTCCACCAGTAATTGCTTGCCAACTGATGTTGTAATTTTGCAGAATTTCATGATCCCTCCCTCTCAAAGGCGTGTGAAGGAAATTCTTACGGTTTTTTGGAAGCCTCCCACCATTAACTGGATTAAGGCAAATACTGATGGTTCGGTTATTAATTCCATATCTACTTGTGGTGGAATTTTCCAGGATTTTCGTGGTACTTATCTCGGTGCTTTTGCTAGCAAAATAGGAGATGGGTCGGTTTCAAGCAGAGATCATGGGAGTCATCATTGCTATGGATTATGCTTCCCTCTCAAAGAGTGTGGTTAG
- the LOC25496349 gene encoding LOW QUALITY PROTEIN: adenylate isopentenyltransferase 5, chloroplastic (The sequence of the model RefSeq protein was modified relative to this genomic sequence to represent the inferred CDS: inserted 1 base in 1 codon), whose protein sequence is MAFTTSILAEMKNKVLFILGATGTMKTKLSINLGSRYPAEIINSDKIQVYNGLDIVTNKIDSTEVFEALLKGEDYKHLHQEKVKVPLSLKEFRPISLWGSLYKLLAKVLTERLSKISNPKKLMAFTTSILAEKKNKILFILGATGTGKTKLSINLGTRYPAEIINSDKIQVYKGLDIVTNKVPESERCSIPHHLLGIIDDPEYDFTMNDFCKNVLESIDLIIGNGRLPIIVGGSNSYIKKLVEEPTIAFLSKYDCXFIWVDVSLPTLFQYVGKRVDEMVESGMVDEIREYYAPGADNSKGIRRAIGVPELDSFFQIEKKNDIDDAQKEKILAEAIRKTKQNTCILVQNQLLKIKNMAQILGSMVYKIDSTEVFEALLKGKDHKHLQQENVVKPSIEIVKRFLEETPVGFEYEKYSNENGKHALNGVSNIRAKII, encoded by the exons ATGGCTTTCACAACCTCAATCCTAGCTGAAATGAAGAACAAGGTTTTGTTTATATTGGGTGCAACAGGAACTATGAAAACTAAACTTTCCATCAACTTGGGTAGTCGTTACCCCGCTGAAATCATCAACTCGGACAAAATTCAAGTTTATAACGGTCTTGATATTGTCACAAATAAG ATTGATTCTACCGAAGTCTTTGAGGCCCTTCTGAAGGGAGAAGATTATAAACATTTGCATCAAGAGAAG GTGAAGGTTCCTTTGTCACTTAAGGAGTTTAGGCCGATTTCCTTGTGGGGTAGTTTGTACAAACTCCTTGCTAAGGTGTTGACCGAGAGGTTGTCTAAG atttcaaatccaaaaaaacTCATGGCTTTCACTACCTCAATCCTAGCTGAAAAGAAGAACAAGATTTTGTTTATATTGGGTGCAACAGGAACTGGGAAAACTAAACTTTCCATCAACTTGGGTACTCGTTACCCCGCTGAAATCATCAACTCAGACAAAATTCAAGTCTATAAGGGTCTTGATATTGTCACAAATAAGGTGCCGGAATCTGAACGTTGTTCGATTCCGCATCACTTATTAGGCATCATCGATGATCCTGAATATGATTTTACTATGAACGATTTTTGCAAGAACGTGCTTGAATCCATAGATCTCATAATTGGCAATGGACGCCTACCTATTATTGTAGGAGGGTCCaattcttatataaaaaaattggttgaagaGCCAACCATtgcttttctttcaaaatatgacT TTTTCATTTGGGTAGATGTGTCTTTGCCTACTCTATTTCAATATGTAGGGAAAAGAGTTGACGAAATGGTTGAGTCAGGGATGGTTGATGAGATTCGAGAATATTATGCACCTGGGGCAGACAACTCAAAGGGAATTAGAAGGGCTATTGGGGTTCCTGAGCttgattctttttttcaaatagaaaagaaaaatgacattGATGATGCTCAAAAGGAAAAGATACTGGCCGAAGCTATCAGAAAAACCAAACAGAACACTTGCATATTGGTTCAAAATCAACTCTTGAAGATCAAGAATATGGCTCAAATCCTTGGGTCGATGGTATACAAGATTGATTCTACGGAAGTCTTTGAGGCCCTTCTGAAGGGAAAAGATCATAAACATTTGCAACAAGAGAATGTAGTTAAGCCAAGCATAGAGATAGTGAAAAGATTCCTAGAGGAGACACCTGTTGGatttgaatatgaaaaatattcaaatgaaaATGGGAAACATGCACTCAATGGTGTTTCAAACATTCGggcaaaaattatataa
- the LOC120576031 gene encoding adenylate isopentenyltransferase 5, chloroplastic — MAFTTSILAEKKNKILFILGATGTGKTKLSINLGTRYPAEIINSDKIQVYKGLHIVTNKVPESERCSIPHHLLGIIDDPEYDFTMNDFCKNVLESIDLIIGNGRLPIIVGGSNSYIKKLVEEPTIAFLSKYDCFFIWVDVSLPTLFQYVGKRVDEMVESGMVDEIREYYAPGADNSKGIRRAIGVPELDSFFQIEKKNDIDDAQKEKILAEAIRKTKQNTCILVHVLTLQIGSP, encoded by the exons ATGGCTTTCACTACCTCAATCCTAGCTGAAAAGAAGAACAAGATTTTGTTTATATTGGGTGCAACAGGAACTGGGAAAACTAAACTTTCCATCAACTTGGGTACTCGTTACCCCGCTGAAATCATCAACTCGGACAAAATTCAAGTCTATAAGGGTCTTCATATTGTCACAAATAAGGTGCCGGAATCTGAACGTTGTTCGATTCCGCATCACTTATTAGGCATCATCGATGATCCTGAATATGATTTTACTATGAACGATTTTTGCAAGAACGTGCTTGAATCCATAGATCTCATAATTGGCAATGGACGCCTACCTATTATTGTAGGAGGGTCCaattcttatataaaaaaattggttgaagaGCCAACCATtgcttttctttcaaaatatgacTGTTTTTTCATTTGGGTAGATGTGTCTTTGCCTACTCTATTTCAATATGTAGGGAAAAGAGTTGATGAAATGGTTGAGTCAGGGATGGTTGATGAGATTCGAGAATATTATGCACCTGGGGCAGACAACTCAAAGGGAATTAGAAGGGCTATTGGGGTTCCTGAGCttgattctttttttcaaatagaaaagaaaaatgacattGATGATGCTCAAAAGGAAAAGATATTGGCCGAAGCTATCAGAAAAACCAAACAGAACACTTGCATATTGGTTcatgtgctc acgcTTCAGATCGGAAGCCCTTGA
- the LOC120576032 gene encoding adenylate isopentenyltransferase 5, chloroplastic, with amino-acid sequence MAFTTSILAEKKNKILFILGATGTGKTKLSINLGTRYPAEIINSDKIQVYKGLHIVTNKVPESERCSIPHHLLGIIDDPEYDFTMNDFCKNVLESIDLIIGNGRLPIIVGGSNSYIKKLVEEPTIAFLSKYDCFFIWVDVSLPTLFQYVGKRVDEMVESGMVDEIREYYAPGADNSKGIRRAIGVPELDSFFQIEKKNDIDDAQKEKILAEAIRKTKQNTCILVQNQLLKIKNMAQILGSMVYKIDSTEVFEALL; translated from the coding sequence ATGGCTTTCACTACCTCAATCCTAGCTGAAAAGAAGAACAAGATTTTGTTTATATTGGGTGCAACAGGAACTGGGAAAACTAAACTTTCCATCAACTTGGGTACTCGTTACCCCGCTGAAATCATCAACTCGGACAAAATTCAAGTCTATAAGGGTCTTCATATTGTCACAAATAAGGTGCCGGAATCTGAACGTTGTTCGATTCCGCATCACTTATTAGGCATCATCGATGATCCTGAATATGATTTTACTATGAACGATTTTTGCAAGAACGTGCTTGAATCCATAGATCTCATAATTGGCAATGGACGCCTACCTATTATTGTAGGAGGGTCCaattcttatataaaaaaattggttgaagaGCCAACCATtgcttttctttcaaaatatgacTGTTTTTTCATTTGGGTAGATGTGTCTTTGCCTACTCTATTTCAATATGTAGGGAAAAGAGTTGATGAAATGGTTGAGTCAGGGATGGTTGATGAGATTCGAGAATATTATGCACCTGGGGCAGACAACTCAAAGGGAATTAGAAGGGCTATTGGGGTTCCTGAGCttgattctttttttcaaatagaaaagaaaaatgacattGATGATGCTCAAAAGGAAAAGATATTGGCCGAAGCTATCAGAAAAACCAAACAGAACACTTGCATATTGGTTCAAAATCAACTCTTGAAGATCAAGAATATGGCTCAAATCCTTGGGTCGATGGTATACAAGATTGATTCTACGGAAGTCTTTGAGGCCCTTCTGTAG
- the LOC120576033 gene encoding adenylate isopentenyltransferase 5, chloroplastic has protein sequence MAFTTSILAEKKNKILFILGATGTGKTKLSINLGTRYPAEIINSDKIQVYKGLHIVTNKVPESERCSIPHHLLGIIDDPEYDFTMNDFCKNVLESIDLIIGNGRLPIIVGGSNSYIKKLVEEPTIAFLSKYDCFFIWVDVSLPTLFQYVGKRVDEMVESGMVDEIREYYAPGADNSKGIRRAIGVPELDSFFQIEKKNDIDDAQKEKILAEAIRKTKQNTCILVQNQLLKIKNMAQILGSMVYKIDSTEVFEALLKGEDYKHLHQENVVKPSIEIVKRFLEETPVGFEYEKYSNENGKHALNGVSNIRAKII, from the coding sequence ATGGCTTTCACTACCTCAATCCTAGCTGAAAAGAAGAACAAGATTTTGTTTATATTGGGTGCAACAGGAACTGGGAAAACTAAACTTTCCATCAACTTGGGTACTCGTTACCCCGCTGAAATCATCAACTCGGACAAAATTCAAGTCTATAAGGGTCTTCATATTGTCACAAATAAGGTGCCGGAATCTGAACGTTGTTCGATTCCGCATCACTTATTAGGCATCATCGATGATCCTGAATATGATTTTACTATGAACGATTTTTGCAAGAACGTGCTTGAATCCATAGATCTCATAATTGGCAATGGACGCCTACCTATTATTGTAGGAGGGTCCaattcttatataaaaaaattggttgaagaGCCAACCATtgcttttctttcaaaatatgacTGTTTTTTCATTTGGGTAGATGTGTCTTTGCCTACTCTATTTCAATATGTAGGGAAAAGAGTTGATGAAATGGTTGAGTCAGGGATGGTTGATGAGATTCGAGAATATTATGCACCTGGGGCAGACAACTCAAAGGGAATTAGAAGGGCTATTGGGGTTCCTGAGCttgattctttttttcaaatagaaaagaaaaatgacattGATGATGCTCAAAAGGAAAAGATATTGGCCGAAGCTATCAGAAAAACCAAACAGAACACTTGCATATTGGTTCAAAATCAACTCTTGAAGATCAAGAATATGGCTCAAATCCTTGGGTCGATGGTATACAAGATTGATTCTACGGAAGTCTTTGAGGCCCTTCTGAAGGGAGAAGATTATAAACATTTGCATCAAGAGAATGTAGTTAAGCCAAGCATAGAGATAGTGAAAAGATTCCTAGAGGAGACACCTGTTGGatttgaatatgaaaaatattcaaatgaaaATGGGAAACATGCACTCAATGGTGTTTCAAACATTCGggcaaaaattatataa
- the LOC120576034 gene encoding adenylate isopentenyltransferase 5, chloroplastic has translation MAFTTSIVAEKKNKILFILGAIGTGKTKLSINLGTRYPAEIINSDKIQVYKGLDIVTNKVPESERCSIPHHLLGIINDPEYDFTMNDFCKNVLESIDLIIGNGRLPIIVGGSNSYIKKLVEEPTIAFLSKYDCFFIWVDVSLPTLFQYVGKRVDEMVESGMVDEIREYYAPGADNSKGIRRAIGVPELDSFFQIEKKNDIDDAQKEKILAEAIRKTKQNTCILVQNQLLKIKNMAQILGLMVYKIDSTEVFEALLKGEDYKHLHQENVVKPSIEIVKRFLEETPVGFEYEKYSNENGKHALNGVSNIRAKII, from the coding sequence ATGGCTTTCACTACCTCAATCGTAGCTGAAAAGAAGAACAAGATTTTGTTTATATTGGGTGCAATAGGAACTGGGAAAACTAAACTTTCCATCAACTTGGGTACTCGTTACCCCGCTGAAATCATCAACTCGGACAAAATTCAAGTCTATAAGGGTCTTGATATTGTCACAAATAAGGTGCCGGAATCTGAACGTTGTTCGATTCCGCATCACTTATTAGGCATCATCAATGATCCTGAATATGATTTTACTATGAACGATTTTTGCAAGAACGTGCTTGAATCCATAGATCTCATAATTGGCAATGGACGCCTACCTATTATTGTAGGAGGGTCCaattcttatataaaaaaattggttgaagaGCCAACCATtgcttttctttcaaaatatgacTGTTTTTTCATTTGGGTAGATGTGTCTTTGCCTACTCTATTTCAATATGTAGGGAAAAGAGTTGATGAAATGGTTGAGTCAGGGATGGTTGATGAGATTCGAGAATATTATGCACCTGGGGCAGACAACTCAAAGGGAATTAGAAGGGCTATTGGGGTTCCTGAGCttgattctttttttcaaatagaaaagaaaaatgacattGATGATGCTCAAAAGGAAAAGATATTGGCCGAAGCTATCAGAAAAACCAAACAGAACACTTGCATATTGGTTCAAAATCAACTCTTGAAGATCAAGAATATGGCTCAAATCCTTGGGTTGATGGTATACAAGATTGATTCTACGGAAGTCTTTGAGGCCCTTCTGAAGGGAGAAGATTATAAACATTTGCATCAAGAGAATGTAGTTAAGCCAAGCATAGAGATAGTGAAAAGATTCCTAGAGGAGACACCTGTTGGatttgaatatgaaaaatattcaaatgaaaATGGGAAACATGCACTCAATGGTGTTTCAAACATTCGggcaaaaattatataa